The sequence AAGACTTTCCACTTCGTCTTCAATTAAATGAATATGTCGATCATTTTCTTCGACGGCTTTCAGGATTTTCTGGAACTTCTGTTGGGATTCCTTGGAACCAAGCATGCCGAGTGAAACACTTTTGCGCACTTCGCCAATTGTGCCCACAGCCTGGTCGGTCAAACCGGTCGATGTACGAACAAGACCTGTAATCTGCTCAACGGATACCTTAGACTGTTCTGCCAAGTTCCGTACTTCCTGCGCGACAACCGCAAAGCCCAGACCCGCTTCACCCGCGCGTGCTGCCTCGATTGAAGCATTGAGCGCCAATAGGTTCGTCTGTTCAGCAATTTGCTTCACCATGACGATGATCTCAATGATTTCATTTGATGAAACTTTCAAGCTACCGACTAGGCCTTCCATCTTTTCAGTGCTACCGTCAATGAAGGCCATTTGTTTTTCAAGTTCCTGCACTTTTTCATTGCCCAGTACTGCGAATGACTGGATATCACTGACGCTCACCACATTGGAGTGGATACTTGAACTTATACTTAATGCATTCTCATTCACTTGTTCGATAGATGTACTCGTTTCTTCTGTCAATGAAGCTAAGTCTTCGCTGATTGCGGAAATCTTGCCCTTCAATTCAAATTTTACTTTATCATATTGTTTTACACGCAACTCTTCATGTTTCTTCTCGTACTCTTCCAATACGATTTGCATTTCGAAGTTGATGAGTTTGGACAGGACAGCTGCTGCACGTTCTTTCTCTTCCCATTCCCTCATGCCCTCGGTTATCAAACGGAGAAGAGCGGATTGAATTTGCAAAAATGTACCCATATACCATTTCGGTTCGACACCCATACTAAAATGGATACTTGCTATTTTCACTTTTTTACTAATTGTCTTCGAGTCAATTCTTCCATCAAACATTTCCACAATATAATCGGCTAATACTTTTTTTAAATAGTCGACATTCGTCCGACTCTCAATGATGGTTTGTAATGAAGGAACGGCGAGCACATTGTTATAAAAGACGGTCACAACCTCATCGATTCTGTTTTTAATAGTCGTTTGATATGTATGAAGCAATGCTACATCTCCGACGGTAAAATCAATCAGCTTCATCTGTTTTTCAAGCTCAGGATAGTTTTGCAAATCGACTACTGCTTGCATGACTGCTGATTGGGTACTAGTTTGCGTGGCAGGTGTACGTTTGCCCCATTTGAAGTTCATACTTTATTCCCCCTATTATAGAACTATATATCCCCATTATGAAGAGGTGTACACCCTTTGTCAAATGATTGTATAGTCTTTTATCAAAATCTATATACAACTATGTCATTCATTTCTTCAATGACCTGTGAAGCATCAGTCCAAGTACTAGTCCGTAGACAATATGCGCAATGACCCAGTGTACCAATGCCGTAAAGTCCGCGATGGCTGGTGTCTTATCAGATAGTGCTGTTAAAGGATAATAAGCAAGCGCAATGATAACATTGACAACGATAGTGATGGTTAATACTTTCGTACGAGATGTAAGTTTCAAACGATACATAACGTAAAAGAGCAGAATGCTAAGTATCACAGACACCATCAAGTGGAAAAGAACTTCGACAGGCTCCGCAAACTGGACAGCGTTAACAATCGGTAAATAATCAATATTCAATAGTAATGTATATACTTTTTCCCCTGTGAGGGCTTCGACGATTTTCAAATGGATTGCCAGGATAAGCCCAGCATACAATCCCCATAATCCTGTACTATATAATCTTTTCTCAATCATTTCATTCTCTCCTTCCAATCGGTATGTAGATGAAGCAAGTATAAGGTGAAACGTAGCTGTCCGCTAGTATGTTGTACAATGTTTTTTTGTTAACATTGTACATATATGAAAAATTAGATATACTTTACAAACAGAGCATTAGCACGAGGAGGAATCGGTTTGACATCATCCAACACAAATGGACGATATTATATACAACAAGTGTCAGATATGACCGGTCTTTCTAAACAGGTCATACGCAAATGGGAGGAACGTTATTCCCTTGTCCAGCCTGATCGATTGGATAATGGTTACCGAATATACAGCAAAAAGGATATCAATTTGCTACTTCATGTCAAAATGCTGTCCGAGCAAGGTATGCCGATCCGTCAAGCCGTCAAGATGGTTGATGAGACCGAGGTAATCAATCAGCCCTTACAAAACGAAGTGCCTGTACGCCAGAAGCATCTGAATGAATTTGTTCTGCAATTACTTGAAAAAGGTAGTCGCTGCGATGAAAAAGAACTGATGATCACGCTTCAGCAGGCAAATCATGAATTGGGCTTAGCAAGCTTTCTGAAAGACATCGTTATCCCTTTCCTACAAGAAGTGGGAAACCGTTGGGAAAAAAATCAATGGGATGAGTATCAGGAGTCTGTCTCCAGCCTGATTGTACGAGACTTCCTCGTTCAAATCCGTCGGAATTACCAATACCGGGCAGATGCTCCTCTTATTATGGCGGCTTGCTTGCCTAATGAATTGCATGAAGTGCCATTGCATATTTTGTTGCTGCAATTCATGCTCAAAGGGTGGAGAACGTTTCTGATTGGCGCCTACCCTGCACCAGGTTCAATCGAAGCACTCATTCAGAAAATGAATCCCCAAGTCGTCGTTCTTTCTGCAACGACAACATTACCATTTGAAAAAGACCCACTCTTACTGACTACCCTGGATGCTTTCGCTAGTATTCATCCAGATATTACGTTTTACCTAGGTGGTAAAGGTGCAATGGAATACGCTTCTACCAAAACATTGAACAACATTCATTTGACAGATGACATACACGATATAATAAACGGCTCTACTGCTAACATATAGAAATGAACAATAAGACTGTCCTCGATAATCAAGGACAGTCTTATTGTTTTGAGCTATCTACATCATTGATAAGTCTGTGGCAGATCATGTTCCGTAAAACCGGTCGATTCCCTCCACTTTAGCATATGCTTTTCTGCAGGATAATGGACTGGTGCCCCTTCATCAATCATATTAAGAGAGGCCATGAAATCCCTATCCTGTCTACGCTTCATTTCGACCGGATCAATGAATGGACGTTCCATTCAAATCACCCTCCTTCTATTAATGCACTTGGCAAATGAGACGAAATTAGTGTTGCGAGGTCTTCCTGCAAAGCAAATTAAATTTTCATGAAAAGGTATTCCACACTTCTCTATAACTATACTAAATTTTCAGATATAAATAAAGAAATAGGTCTGTAGTTTCGTTTCATCTGAAAAGGTTATACTAAGTGTAAAGCCATTATTAGGAGGCCTATACATGAAACGTATCATCTTATTTGACGGAGAATGCAACTTTTGCAACTCCAGTGTACAATTCATCATTAAACGCGATCCCGCCGCCCATTTTCTTTTCACTTCCTTGCAAAGTGAGGCTGGTGAGAAATACGTGAAACAATACCATATTCCAGATGATGTCGATAGTATTGTTTTGATTGAAAAAGGCAAAGCCTATACAAAGTCTTCCGCCGCACTGCATATCGCAAAGAAACTGGACGGCCTGTGGCATCTCCTCTTTCTATTCATACTCGTGCCAAAGAAAATCCGTGACGGCGCCTATGATTATTTTGCGCGCAACCGTTATCGTTGGTTTGGAAAGACTGAAGGAGCGTGTATGTTACCTAGCCCTGAAGAACGGAAAAGGTTCATATGAGTAGTGTGTCCGCTTCATAGTCTGGGACTTCTATTATGTGGACCAGGCATGTTTTAATCTACTTCATATGCATTCGCTTTAGATATGCATATTCATCTTTTATTCAATGAAGTGATAAAAAAGGTTCCGTAACCCGCATATAGCGGTTCGGAACCTTTTGTTATGCCTCAAATACTTGTTTGATCTTTTCATTCTCTTCGGTTGTAAAAGCACGGGATCTTGTTAGGAAGCGTTTTCCTTCTACACCTTCCAAGGAAAACATCCCTCCTCTTCCATCCACAACGTCAATGATCAGTTGTGTATGTTTCCAATAGTCATATTGGTTTTTATGCATGTAAAATGGAACGTCACCGATTCGGCCAAGCAAGACGTCCTGATCCCCGATAATCAGGTCGCCATCGGGATAACACATTGGCGAGGAACCATCGCAGCAGCCACCCGATTGGTGAAACATTAAAGGACCGTGCTTCACTTTCAACTGTTCAATTAACTCAAGTGCTGCATCTGTAGCAAGAACACACTCTAGCATTGACATATCCCCCTTCATTCGTTGTTCACATGAAAACACTCCCGCCACTTTATTGGCAGCGGCGGGAGTGCGTTAGATTTTATTAAAAGAACCCTTGTTTCTCTTCTGCATAACTGACAAGCATGTTTTTTGTCTGTTGATAATGGGAAAGCATCTGCAGATGGTTTTCGCGTCCAATGCCAGAAGCTTTGTAACCACCGAATGCAGCGTGCGCCGGGTATGCATGGTAGCAATTCGTCCAAACACGGCCAGCTTCGATGCCACGGCCAAAGCGATAAGCCGTGTTCATGTCGCGCGTCCACACGCCGGAACCAAGGCCGTATAATGTGTCGTTTGCGATTTCAAGTGCCTCTTCTTTTGTTTTAAACGTCGTCACAGAAACGACTGGACCGAAGATTTCTTCTTGGAAGATTCGCATCTTATTATGCCCTTTGAACACTGTCGGCTGGATATAGTATCCTTCCGCCAATTCTCCTTCGAGCTTATTCTGCTCTCCACCAACGAGACATTCGGCACCTTCCTGTTTACCGATATCGAGGTAGGACAGGATTTTCTCCATCTGTTCTGTTGATGCTTGCGCCCCCATCATGACTGTCGGGTCAAGCGGGTTGCCGATTTTGATTGCCTTGACGCGCTCTAGTGCACGCTCCATGAATTTGTCGTAAATGGATTCCTGGATCAATGCACGGGACGGACATGTGCACACTTCCCCTTGGTTCAGCGCAAACATGACAAATCCTTCGATGGCTTTATCGAGGAATGCATCGTCTTCTGCCATCACATCCTCAAAGAAAATGTTCGGTGATTTGCCACCAAGTTCTAAAGTTGCTGGGATTAAGTTTTGTGACGCATATTGCATAATGAGACGCCCTGTTGTCGTTTCCCCTGTGAATGCAATTTTTCCAATACGCGGATTAGATGCAAGCGGCTTCCCTGCTTCTAAACCGAAACCATTCACAACGTTTAATACGCCAGCTGGCAATAAATCCTCGATCAACTCCACTAACACTAGGATTGAAGCAGGTGTCTGCTCAGCCGGTTTCAAGATGACACAGT is a genomic window of Sporosarcina oncorhynchi containing:
- a CDS encoding DUF779 domain-containing protein, producing MLECVLATDAALELIEQLKVKHGPLMFHQSGGCCDGSSPMCYPDGDLIIGDQDVLLGRIGDVPFYMHKNQYDYWKHTQLIIDVVDGRGGMFSLEGVEGKRFLTRSRAFTTEENEKIKQVFEA
- a CDS encoding thiol-disulfide oxidoreductase DCC family protein: MKRIILFDGECNFCNSSVQFIIKRDPAAHFLFTSLQSEAGEKYVKQYHIPDDVDSIVLIEKGKAYTKSSAALHIAKKLDGLWHLLFLFILVPKKIRDGAYDYFARNRYRWFGKTEGACMLPSPEERKRFI
- a CDS encoding globin-coupled sensor protein, with the protein product MNFKWGKRTPATQTSTQSAVMQAVVDLQNYPELEKQMKLIDFTVGDVALLHTYQTTIKNRIDEVVTVFYNNVLAVPSLQTIIESRTNVDYLKKVLADYIVEMFDGRIDSKTISKKVKIASIHFSMGVEPKWYMGTFLQIQSALLRLITEGMREWEEKERAAAVLSKLINFEMQIVLEEYEKKHEELRVKQYDKVKFELKGKISAISEDLASLTEETSTSIEQVNENALSISSSIHSNVVSVSDIQSFAVLGNEKVQELEKQMAFIDGSTEKMEGLVGSLKVSSNEIIEIIVMVKQIAEQTNLLALNASIEAARAGEAGLGFAVVAQEVRNLAEQSKVSVEQITGLVRTSTGLTDQAVGTIGEVRKSVSLGMLGSKESQQKFQKILKAVEENDRHIHLIEDEVESLVEVIREIGEDTKKVAVTADNLHQTAIQL
- the adh gene encoding aldehyde dehydrogenase, which encodes MVQAVESHVYAFPNTEGAKVNFKERYDNFIGGKWTAPVNGQYFDNPTPVTGKVFTQVARSTAEDIELALDAAHAAKDAWGKTSVTERANVLLKIADRMEQNLEMLAVAETWENGKAVRETLNADLPLAIDHFRYFASAIRAQEGGVSQIDNDTVAYHFHEPIGVVGQIIPWNFPLLMAVWKLAPALAAGNCVILKPAEQTPASILVLVELIEDLLPAGVLNVVNGFGLEAGKPLASNPRIGKIAFTGETTTGRLIMQYASQNLIPATLELGGKSPNIFFEDVMAEDDAFLDKAIEGFVMFALNQGEVCTCPSRALIQESIYDKFMERALERVKAIKIGNPLDPTVMMGAQASTEQMEKILSYLDIGKQEGAECLVGGEQNKLEGELAEGYYIQPTVFKGHNKMRIFQEEIFGPVVSVTTFKTKEEALEIANDTLYGLGSGVWTRDMNTAYRFGRGIEAGRVWTNCYHAYPAHAAFGGYKASGIGRENHLQMLSHYQQTKNMLVSYAEEKQGFF
- a CDS encoding MerR family transcriptional regulator gives rise to the protein MTSSNTNGRYYIQQVSDMTGLSKQVIRKWEERYSLVQPDRLDNGYRIYSKKDINLLLHVKMLSEQGMPIRQAVKMVDETEVINQPLQNEVPVRQKHLNEFVLQLLEKGSRCDEKELMITLQQANHELGLASFLKDIVIPFLQEVGNRWEKNQWDEYQESVSSLIVRDFLVQIRRNYQYRADAPLIMAACLPNELHEVPLHILLLQFMLKGWRTFLIGAYPAPGSIEALIQKMNPQVVVLSATTTLPFEKDPLLLTTLDAFASIHPDITFYLGGKGAMEYASTKTLNNIHLTDDIHDIINGSTANI